One Helianthus annuus cultivar XRQ/B chromosome 7, HanXRQr2.0-SUNRISE, whole genome shotgun sequence genomic region harbors:
- the LOC110944024 gene encoding uncharacterized protein LOC110944024 codes for MHCGYIGRPTKLQLTVNANYDKAGRIRKLQLSEIEEIRDEAYECASAYKEKLKKVHDAKLRKKTFEVGQKVWLCNSRLKMFAGKLKTKWMGSYVIRRVGRFGDVDIQDEQTNKQQTMNGHRLKPYLEGNDINNLELDKVGYILCSVDKEQL; via the exons ATGCATTGTGGGTATATCGGACGGCCTACAAAACTCCAATTG ACGGTGAATGCAAACTACGACAAAGCGGGTCGAATTAGGAAGCTTCAATTGAGCGAAATTGAGGAAATTCGAGATGAAGCCTATGAATGTGCATCCGCGTATAAAGAAAAACTCAAGAAGGTCCATGATGCAAAGCTGAGAAAGAAGACCTtcgaagtgggtcaaaaagtgtGGTTGTGTAATTCGCGGTTGAAGATGTTTGCGGGTAAACTTAAGACTAAATGGATGGGCTCATATGTCATTCGGCGAGTCGGTAGATTTGGTGATGTTGATATTCAAGATGAGCAAACCAACAAGCAACAAACGATGAATGGACATCGGTTAAAGCCATACTTGGAAGGAAACGACATCAataacttggagcttgacaaagtgGGCTACATCCTATGCTCGGTAGATAAAGAACAActatga
- the LOC118480525 gene encoding uncharacterized protein LOC118480525, which produces MASPVSSISSISSMSSSSSSEWYSSSSEEDVIMHNMIMNAAQVFMSAAEGSSQPLTRRAKYNRDQEAGHDKLVADYFADEPVYPAEIFRRRFRMSRRLFLRIAGDMAQSDPFFTLRNDARGQRGFSNLQKCTSAIRQLAYGYAPDALDEYIRMSERTARRCLYKFCQWVVKLYSKRYLRKPNVNDVQKLYQAHEQRHGFPGMLGSIDCMHWQWQNCPVAWQGQYTRGDQGHPTIILEAVASQDLWIWHAFFGLPGSLNDLNIIYQSQIFDDVVAGTGPDTSFTVSGVEYRRGYYLADGIYPTYSTIVKTVPHPTDDKRKKFAKFQEGARKDIERAFGVLQKNGTSFLFQHVRKHQGGYDTLCTLVSSFIT; this is translated from the exons ATGGCTTCACCcgtttcttccatttcttcaatttcgtctatgtcttcatcgtcttcgtccgagtggtattcatcatcttcggaagaggatgttattatgcacaacatgattatgaacgcggctcaggTGTTCATGTCGGCGGCTGAAGGGTCGTCCCAACCGCTAACCAGACGAGCAAAATATAATCGAGACCAAGAAG ccggccacgataaactagtagccgattattttgccgacgaacccgtgtacccaGCCGAGATTTTTCGACGTCGTTTCCGCATGAGTCGTCGACTGTTCTTACGTATTGCAGGCGACATGgcccagtctgatccgttttttacatTGCGAAACGATGCTAGGGGTCAAAGGGGTTTCAgcaatttacaaaaatgtacgtcggccattcgccaacttgcGTACGGTTACGCACCAGATGCATTAGACGAGTACATTAGGATGTCTGAAAGAACCGCACGTCGATGTTTATACAAGTTTTGCCaatgggttgtcaaattgtatagcaagcgatacctgcggaaaccgaacgtaaacgacgttcaaaaattatatcaagcccacgaacagagacatggtttcccaggaatgctcgggagcattgattgcatgcactggcagtggcagaactgcccggttgcatggcaaggtcagtatactaggggagatcagggacatccgactatcattctagaggctgttgcgtcacaggatctctggatatggcatgctttttttggtctacctggttcactcaacgacctcaacatcatataccagtcacagatttttgatgatgtagtggcgggtacaggtccagacacaagctttacggtttcaggggtggagtacaggcgaggttactacctagccgatgggatatacccaacgtactcgacaatTGTTAAAACTGTCCCGCACCCGACCGACGACAAAAGGAAAAAATTTGCAAAGTTTCAGGAGGGCgcaagaaaagatattgaacgggcttttggtgttctacaaaaaaatggcacatcatttctattccagcacgttcgcaaacaccaaggaggttacgacacattatgtacgcttgtatcatccttcataacatga